In Oryza sativa Japonica Group chromosome 2, ASM3414082v1, the following are encoded in one genomic region:
- the LOC4330019 gene encoding phosphatidylinositol N-acetylglucosaminyltransferase subunit C, whose protein sequence is MNNESRPKWRKVAYGGRQPGYDDNHTDESFLEEMVMNANVVKRDLLKVMIDSVSISQYLCIVALVVSTWTYTLNLVIDEVTLLKLDTSLLLAGFSMLLLTASPFSLKLLSKYVLNTSFFISGLYVLAPIYQTLTRSISSDSIWALAVCLLLVHLFLHDYSGSTIRPPGALNNPKLTSNISLNASIVASVLVASRLPSRLHVFAIMLFSLQIFLFVPLVAFCIKKFSLRLHLLFSFALMIMTLGVTYQLHHMFFILLLALLVFISIVCPYWLIRIQEYKFEINGPWDEAKLCFDITE, encoded by the coding sequence ATGAACAATGAGAGTCGACCAAAGTGGAGAAAAGTTGCCTATGGGGGAAGGCAGCCAGGCTATGACGATAACCACACGGACGAGTCATTCCTTGAGGAGATGGTTATGAACGCCAATGTTGTCAAGAGGGACCTCCTGAAAGTGATGATCGACTCGGTCTCCATATCTCAGTATCTCTGCATTGTTGCTCTTGTGGTTTCAACATGGACCTATACACTGAACTTGGTCATTGATGAGGTCACTCTTTTGAAGCTAGACACTAGTCTACTTCTTGCCGGGTTTTCGATGCTCTTGCTCACGGCAAGTCCGTTCTCGCTCAAGCTTCTCTCCAAGTATGTCCTCAATACATCATTCTTCATCAGTGGTCTGTATGTTTTGGCACCGATTTATCAAACCCTCACTAGGTCCATCAGTTCAGATTCCATATGGGCACTTGCTGTATGCCTTCTGTTGGTTCACCTCTTTCTGCATGATTATTCTGGTTCAACTATAAGGCCACCTGGTGCACTCAACAACCCAAAATTGACCAGCAATATCTCCTTGAATGCATCGATAGTAGCATCCGTCCTTGTAGCTTCGCGCCTGCCATCTAGGCTGCATGTCTTTGCAATCATGCTATTCTCCTTGCAGATCTTCCTGTTTGTGCCCCTCGTCGCGTTTTGTATTAAGAAGTTCTCTCTTAGACTTCATCTGCTCTTCTCCTTTGCTCTGATGATCATGACCCTAGGCGTCACATACCAATTGCATCACATGTTCTTCATCCTACTGCTGGCACTGCTTGTTTTTATCTCAATTGTTTGCCCTTACTGGCTTATAAGAATTCAGGAATACAAGTTTGAGATCAATGGTCCCTGGGATGAAGCTAAACTCTGCTTTGATATAACTGAATAA